One Actinoplanes missouriensis 431 DNA segment encodes these proteins:
- a CDS encoding type III secretion system chaperone family protein — translation MVTKLIEQVLADRELDWEPTGESSYVVTLPGVHKLKTACNLIVGEHSLRIEAFVMRRPDERHEDLWAWLLRRNARMYGVAFSIDAAGDVYLTGRVSLNGLDADELDRILGSVLTYADESFDTMLEIGFGSSIRREWEWRIKRGESVANLQAFKHLAEPPGGDTPA, via the coding sequence ATGGTGACGAAGCTGATCGAGCAGGTGCTCGCCGACCGCGAGCTGGACTGGGAGCCGACCGGCGAGTCGTCCTATGTGGTCACGCTGCCCGGCGTCCACAAGCTGAAGACCGCCTGCAACCTGATCGTCGGCGAGCACTCGCTGCGGATCGAGGCGTTCGTGATGCGCCGCCCCGACGAGCGTCACGAGGATCTCTGGGCCTGGCTGCTGCGGCGCAACGCCCGGATGTACGGCGTCGCGTTCTCGATCGACGCCGCCGGCGACGTCTACCTGACCGGGCGGGTCTCGCTCAACGGTCTCGACGCCGACGAACTGGACCGGATCCTCGGGTCGGTGCTGACGTACGCCGACGAGTCGTTCGACACGATGCTGGAGATCGGTTTCGGCTCGTCGATCCGCCGCGAATGGGAGTGGCGGATCAAGCGCGGCGAGTCCGTCGCCAACCTCCAGGCCTTCAAGCACCTGGCCGAGCCGCCTGGCGGCGATACGCCCGCTTAG